The Pseudomonas berkeleyensis genome includes a region encoding these proteins:
- the pilH gene encoding twitching motility response regulator PilH — protein MARILIVDDSPTEMYKLTAMLEKHGHQVLKAENGADGVALARQEKPDAVLMDIVMPGLNGFQATRQLTKDAETSHIPVIIVTTKDQETDKVWGKRQGAKDYLTKPVDEDTLLKTLNAVLAG, from the coding sequence ATGGCTCGAATTCTGATTGTTGATGACTCCCCGACCGAGATGTACAAGCTGACCGCTATGCTGGAAAAGCATGGCCATCAGGTACTGAAAGCGGAAAACGGCGCCGACGGCGTGGCCCTGGCCCGCCAGGAAAAGCCGGACGCGGTTCTGATGGACATCGTCATGCCCGGCCTCAATGGTTTCCAGGCGACTCGTCAACTGACCAAGGACGCCGAAACCAGCCACATTCCGGTGATCATCGTCACCACCAAGGATCAGGAAACCGACAAGGTCTGGGGCAAGCGCCAGGGCGCCAAGGACTACCTGACCAAGCCGGTCGACGAAGATACCTTGCTGAAAACCCTCAATGCGGTGCTGGCCGGCTGA
- a CDS encoding chemotaxis protein CheW — MSDAQTPFQILFEIDQRCRVLAAGLPSQQAAVQTWSGIGFRMGERFFVAPMGEVGEVLHEPRYTLLPGVKGWVKGVANVRGRLLPIMDLCGFFGNELSPLRKLRRILVVDHQEIFAGLTVDEVFGMQHFPVDAFSEQLPPLESSIAPFIHGVFQREQPWLVFSPHALTADPGFLDVAY; from the coding sequence ATGTCGGACGCGCAGACTCCTTTCCAGATCCTCTTCGAGATCGACCAGCGTTGCCGAGTCCTGGCGGCCGGCTTGCCGTCGCAACAGGCGGCGGTGCAAACCTGGAGCGGTATCGGTTTTCGCATGGGCGAGCGATTCTTCGTCGCGCCGATGGGGGAAGTGGGTGAAGTCCTGCACGAGCCACGCTACACCCTGCTGCCGGGTGTGAAAGGCTGGGTCAAAGGGGTGGCCAACGTGCGTGGCCGCCTGTTGCCGATCATGGATCTGTGCGGATTCTTCGGCAATGAACTGTCGCCGCTGCGCAAGCTGCGGCGAATTCTGGTGGTCGACCACCAGGAAATCTTCGCTGGCCTGACGGTCGACGAGGTTTTCGGTATGCAGCATTTCCCCGTGGATGCATTTTCAGAACAACTGCCGCCTCTCGAGTCGAGCATTGCGCCGTTTATCCACGGTGTTTTTCAACGGGAACAGCCCTGGTTGGTATTCAGCCCTCATGCGTTGACGGCAGATCCAGGCTTTCTCGATGTTGCCTATTAA
- a CDS encoding methyl-accepting chemotaxis protein, translated as MKKLNAGNLLVGARSSTLIAALFVVLIVSIVLLFANFAYINTQSNYDTEYIGHSGELRVLSQRIAKNATEAAAGTAEAFGLLRDARNDFQQRWGYLTDGDASSGLPPAPESVQAQMAAVQQDWDSLRQNTDAILASEQTVLSLHQVAATLAETIPQLQVEYEEVVDILLESGAPAAQVSVAQRQSLLAERILGSVNKVLAGDEDSVQAADMFGRDASLFGRVLAAMLEGNAAMEISQVTDEEALERLAEISELFEFVSGSVDEILETSPELFQVRESANSIFTVSQTLLDKASELAAGFEDLADGRAINTLFGYVLGALALGSIILIGLVMVRETNRRLAETAEKNERNQAAILRLLDEIADLADGDLTVAATVTEDFTGAIADSINYSIDQLRDLVATINLTAVQVAGAAQETQATAMHLAEASEHQAQEIAGASAAINEMAVSIDQVSANASESSAVAERSVAIANKGNEVVHNTITGMDNIREQIQDTSKRIKRLGESSQEIGDIVSLINDIADQTNILALNAAIQASMAGDAGRGFAVVADEVQRLAERSSAATKQIEALVKTIQTDTNEAVISMEQTTSEVVRGARLAQDAGVALEEIEKVSKTLAALIQNISNAARQQASSAGHISNTMNVIQEITSQTSSGTTATAKSIGNLAKMASEMRKSVSGFTLPDA; from the coding sequence ATGAAAAAACTCAATGCAGGCAATTTGTTGGTCGGGGCACGCAGTAGCACGCTGATCGCGGCGCTGTTCGTCGTGCTCATCGTTTCCATCGTGCTGTTGTTCGCGAACTTCGCCTACATCAACACCCAGTCCAACTACGATACCGAGTACATCGGCCACTCCGGTGAGCTGCGCGTACTGTCCCAGCGTATCGCCAAGAACGCCACCGAGGCCGCGGCGGGTACCGCCGAAGCCTTCGGCCTGCTGCGCGACGCCCGTAACGACTTCCAGCAGCGCTGGGGTTACCTGACCGATGGCGATGCCAGCAGCGGCTTGCCGCCGGCACCCGAGTCGGTTCAGGCGCAGATGGCTGCCGTGCAACAGGACTGGGATAGCCTGCGGCAGAACACCGACGCCATTCTCGCCAGCGAACAAACCGTACTGTCGTTGCACCAGGTAGCCGCCACCCTGGCGGAAACCATTCCGCAACTGCAGGTCGAGTACGAAGAGGTGGTCGACATCCTGCTGGAGAGCGGTGCACCGGCTGCCCAGGTATCGGTCGCCCAGCGTCAGTCGCTGCTGGCCGAACGTATTCTCGGCTCGGTGAACAAGGTACTAGCCGGTGACGAAGACTCGGTACAGGCCGCTGACATGTTCGGCCGTGACGCCAGCCTGTTCGGTCGTGTCCTGGCGGCGATGCTCGAAGGTAACGCGGCGATGGAAATCAGCCAGGTGACCGACGAGGAAGCCCTCGAACGTCTGGCCGAGATTTCCGAGCTGTTCGAATTCGTATCCGGTTCGGTGGACGAGATTCTCGAAACCTCGCCTGAGCTGTTCCAGGTGCGTGAATCGGCGAACTCCATCTTCACCGTGTCGCAGACCCTGCTGGACAAAGCCTCTGAACTGGCCGCCGGCTTCGAAGACCTGGCTGACGGCCGTGCCATCAACACCCTGTTCGGCTATGTGCTGGGTGCCCTGGCGCTGGGTTCGATCATCCTCATCGGTCTGGTGATGGTGCGTGAAACCAACCGCCGTCTGGCCGAAACCGCTGAGAAGAACGAACGTAACCAGGCGGCGATTCTGCGACTGCTCGATGAAATCGCCGACCTCGCCGACGGTGACCTGACCGTGGCCGCGACGGTAACCGAAGACTTCACCGGTGCCATCGCCGACTCCATCAACTACTCCATCGACCAGCTGCGCGACCTGGTAGCCACCATCAACCTGACCGCCGTTCAGGTAGCCGGTGCTGCTCAGGAAACCCAGGCCACGGCGATGCATCTGGCCGAGGCCTCCGAGCACCAGGCGCAGGAAATTGCCGGGGCTTCTGCGGCGATCAACGAAATGGCCGTGTCGATTGACCAGGTATCGGCGAACGCCTCGGAATCCTCCGCGGTAGCGGAACGTTCCGTAGCCATCGCCAACAAGGGCAACGAAGTCGTACACAACACCATCACCGGCATGGATAACATCCGTGAACAGATCCAGGACACCTCGAAGCGGATCAAACGCCTCGGTGAATCGTCCCAGGAGATCGGTGACATCGTTAGCCTGATCAACGACATTGCCGACCAGACCAACATCCTCGCCCTGAACGCCGCGATCCAGGCGTCCATGGCCGGTGATGCGGGCCGCGGCTTCGCCGTGGTAGCGGACGAGGTACAACGCCTCGCAGAACGCTCCTCGGCGGCGACCAAGCAGATCGAGGCGCTGGTAAAAACCATTCAGACCGACACCAACGAAGCCGTTATCTCCATGGAGCAGACGACTTCCGAAGTGGTGCGCGGTGCTCGCCTGGCGCAGGACGCCGGTGTGGCACTGGAAGAGATCGAGAAGGTATCGAAAACCCTCGCGGCCCTCATCCAGAACATCTCCAACGCCGCCCGTCAGCAGGCCTCTTCGGCTGGCCACATTTCCAACACCATGAACGTGATCCAGGAGATCACCTCGCAGACGTCCTCGGGTACCACCGCCACCGCCAAGAGCATTGGTAACCTGGCCAAGATGGCCAGTGAGATGCGCAAGTCGGTGTCCGGCTTCACCCTGCCAGACGCCTGA
- a CDS encoding protein-glutamate O-methyltransferase, with product MQSAGVWALRPVADMSQADFHDWQTLLEARTGVVISEQRRAFLQTNLSARMRELGVTDYASYYRQVTDGPRGAVEWSTLLDRLTVQETRFFRHPPSFEVLTQYLQERLAAGLGKPWELWSVGCSSGEEPYSLAILAAEALQGSELPEHFAVTGTDISQGALSKAREACYSQRRLEQVSDDLRERYFLAQADGRFKVVSSLAARVCCARLNVLELAKAPMSGMDVIFCQNLLIYFRRWRRRDILNRLAESLAPGGLLVVGVGEVAGWQHPELVPVADERVLAFTRKG from the coding sequence ATGCAGTCAGCGGGCGTGTGGGCGTTGCGCCCGGTGGCCGATATGTCGCAAGCCGATTTCCACGACTGGCAGACGCTGCTCGAAGCGCGAACCGGTGTGGTTATCAGCGAGCAACGCCGCGCTTTTCTGCAGACCAACCTGAGTGCGCGGATGCGCGAACTGGGCGTCACGGATTACGCCAGCTACTACCGTCAGGTCACCGATGGCCCGCGAGGCGCGGTGGAGTGGTCGACCCTGCTGGATCGTCTGACCGTGCAGGAAACCCGCTTCTTCCGTCATCCGCCGTCTTTCGAGGTGCTGACGCAGTACCTGCAGGAGCGACTGGCCGCGGGTTTGGGTAAGCCCTGGGAATTGTGGAGCGTGGGTTGCTCCAGTGGTGAAGAGCCCTATTCGCTGGCGATTCTGGCGGCCGAGGCATTGCAGGGCAGTGAGTTGCCCGAGCATTTCGCGGTGACGGGTACCGATATCAGCCAGGGGGCGTTGAGCAAGGCGCGTGAAGCCTGCTACTCGCAACGCCGCCTGGAGCAGGTAAGTGACGATCTGCGCGAGCGCTACTTTCTCGCTCAGGCCGATGGACGTTTCAAGGTGGTATCGAGCCTGGCGGCGCGGGTGTGCTGCGCCCGGCTCAACGTGCTGGAACTGGCCAAGGCGCCGATGTCCGGCATGGACGTGATTTTCTGTCAGAACTTGCTGATCTATTTCCGCCGCTGGCGTCGCCGCGACATCCTCAACCGCCTGGCCGAGAGCCTGGCGCCAGGAGGGTTGCTGGTGGTGGGTGTGGGTGAAGTAGCCGGTTGGCAGCATCCGGAGCTGGTACCGGTTGCCGACGAGCGAGTTCTGGCGTTTACCCGCAAGGGATAA
- a CDS encoding Hpt domain-containing protein produces the protein MGDRHDYVALEWVKGEIAETLKQARQALEAFVENPQDPTRMRFCLTYVHQVHGTLQMVEFYGAALLAEEMEQLAKALMEGRVANQGEALEVLMQAILQLPVYLDRIQTARRDLPMVVLPLLNDLRAARGEKLLSETSLFSPDMSVRLPALSEGGLAHLRTAELPVLLRKLRQMLQMALVGIIRNQDLATNLGYMARVFARLENLCKEAPLGSLWQIASGMVEGLANGSVVNGTSVRTLLRQVDKELKRLVEQGADGINQAAPDELTKNLLFYVAKAPAQSPRIRALKEQYRLDEALPDTEVVDEERARLAGPDRDAMRSVVAALCEELVRVKDSLDLFVRSDRSQASELDGLLAPLKQIADTLAVLGFGQPRKVILDQIDVIHGLSLGQREPSDAVLMDVAGALLYVEATLAGMVGPSDDNQNEQSHLPTTDVAQIHQLVIKEARNGLEQAKDAIIEFIASQWNHEHLARVPELLTQVRGGLAMIPLQRAADLLNACNRYIQEQLLARKAVPNWQSLDTLADAITSVEYYLERLAEDHGTQGDLILDVAEESLETLGYPLKEKPSILDRVEPPEEPLAPLADPLQEIELLGAEDDHLEEPLAEVEPLAFEPSELLLETGDDLQLLDVEPQLDDMPSLGEPADELTFDLGELEELPPLQADDELQSLTVETVPDLEFEELSLEQLDAAPQWDELELAELELPEVELPGLPEATLELEEPAAEKPLSMADVMAAPVQAINPPAAEVPPSLLPPPADEAPVDEELLEVFIEEAGEVLETIAEYLPQWQADTGNKDALIEVRRAFHTLKGSGRMVRALIIGELAWSIENLLNRVLDRSIEPNEPVQQVVLDVVALMPALVDEFAAKAQRQRDDVDLLAATAHALAKGLTPPKSDAPAAPQVAEPAGVIEATDTVEESLSPDNELLDGEPLNGESLDSELLDGEPLDPQLLEIFRNEAETHLDTLVGFLADCAQELPQPVTDDLQRALHTLKGSAYMAGILPVAEIAAPLEKLVKEFKTNLIQVDLSAAELLSRAEQLFRVGLENLESQPLAPIEGAEEFLARVQALHHERLASAEGERLAQSGESRDPQLISIFLAEGMDILLDAEDLLRKWREHPSERQELSALLEELTTLGRGAEMAELPQIDELCEALLDLYGAVEEGSLAVSERFFDEAEKAHEALIDMMDQVAAALQVTPQPERVQALRDLLSEAIDPDTLALLAPGVHGLEVIELDQATAELEQFEALASEPETAEPSAAPVSSEPAEDLVEEPEAPIGFSPAEADLDEEMVEIFLEEAVDILESAGQALERWLSEPDNTLPLSSLQRDLHTLKGGARMAAIRPIGDLGHELESLYEGLVDRRYNYSAELGSLLQQSHDRLALMLDQLQARQPLASGDDLIQAIRQFRQGGNPQSLSAAAVQFEPAFDDAPEQTLDVQLDEAELPPLALVEDESVLDQVAEVPLDEELGSSDDALSAPLAEELPALSEAVAEPEPPVAASTSWHEDRDPELVEIFLEEGFDIIDSAGSALQRWMADVDNSLELEALQRDLHTLKGGARMAEIREIGDLAHELEFLYEGLGGGRLRASPELFTLLQACHDRLAEMLEAVRGQRPVPSGDALIETIKRFRANPDEQLSMPSAVQLKAVVESDENEEADSDILDIFLEEGDDLLEAMEAAIGRWEEHRDDGNAIDEMLRILHTLKGGARLAGQKRLGDLSHDFEQHLSEALQQGAPWPESLFLDVQSGFEGLQQELDLLRQRLSDSLADEPSSVAEPVEPEVAVPSLVTPIVAASELPSQVQTPKVLPFVQRAQEAAQEAAARRAPQELVKVPAELLEGLVNLAGETSIFRGRVEQQVSDVSFTLSEMEATIDRVRDQLRRLDTETQAQILSRYQAEAERAGYEDFDPLEMDRHSQLQQLSRALFESASDLLDLKETLAAKNRDAETLLLQQARVNTELQEGLMRTRMVPFDRLVPRLRRIVRQVAGELGKQVEFVVGNAEGEMDRTVLERIVAPLEHMLRNAVDHGIEPVEARRAAGKSDTGTIRLNLGREGGDIVLTLDDDGGGIRLEAVRRKAIERGLMDADSDLSDHEVLQFILEAGFSTAEKVTQISGRGVGMDVVHSEVKQLGGSMSIDSAVGQGTRFTIRLPFTVSVNRALMVYSGEDLYAIPLNTIEGIVRVSPYELEAYYAPDAPRFEYAGQAYELKYLGDLLNNGQHPKLVGQSLPLPVILVRSSEHAVAVQVDSLAGSREIVVKSLGPQFAGVHGISGATILGDGRVVVILDLLATIRVLHAHLLTQLTPRLASRQVAISEEVEIDRPTLVMVVDDSVTVRKVTSRLLERNGMNVMTAKDGVDAISQLQEHKPDIMLLDIEMPRMDGFEVATLVRHDDGLKDLPIIMITSRTGEKHRERAMAIGVNEYLGKPYQESLLLDTIAQLVDSHRVKRT, from the coding sequence ATGGGTGATCGGCATGATTATGTCGCCCTGGAGTGGGTCAAAGGCGAAATCGCGGAAACCCTGAAGCAGGCGCGACAGGCCCTGGAGGCGTTCGTCGAGAACCCGCAGGATCCGACGCGCATGCGTTTCTGCCTGACCTACGTGCACCAGGTTCACGGCACCTTGCAGATGGTCGAATTCTACGGCGCCGCTCTGCTCGCCGAGGAAATGGAGCAGTTGGCCAAGGCGCTGATGGAAGGTCGCGTGGCCAACCAGGGCGAAGCCCTGGAAGTGCTGATGCAGGCCATTCTGCAGTTGCCTGTGTACCTTGACCGTATCCAGACCGCCCGCCGCGACCTGCCGATGGTCGTGTTGCCGCTGCTCAACGACCTGCGCGCCGCCCGCGGCGAGAAGCTGCTGTCGGAAACCAGCCTGTTTTCCCCCGACATGTCCGTCCGTCTGCCGGCGTTGTCCGAAGGTGGTCTTGCACACCTGCGTACCGCCGAGCTGCCGGTGCTGTTGCGCAAACTGCGGCAGATGCTGCAGATGGCACTGGTCGGCATCATTCGCAATCAGGATCTGGCCACCAACCTCGGCTACATGGCGCGTGTCTTCGCCCGACTGGAAAACCTGTGCAAGGAGGCCCCGCTGGGCAGCCTGTGGCAGATCGCCTCCGGTATGGTCGAAGGCCTGGCCAACGGCAGCGTGGTCAACGGCACGTCGGTGCGCACCCTGCTGCGTCAGGTCGACAAGGAACTCAAGCGTCTGGTCGAACAGGGCGCCGATGGCATCAACCAGGCCGCTCCCGATGAACTGACCAAGAACCTGCTGTTCTACGTGGCCAAGGCGCCGGCGCAATCGCCGCGCATCCGTGCCCTGAAGGAACAATACCGCCTCGACGAAGCCCTGCCGGACACCGAAGTGGTGGACGAGGAGCGGGCCCGTCTGGCCGGCCCTGATCGCGATGCCATGCGCTCGGTGGTGGCGGCGTTGTGCGAAGAGCTGGTGCGGGTCAAGGACAGCCTCGATCTGTTCGTACGCAGTGATCGTAGCCAGGCCAGTGAGCTGGACGGCTTGCTCGCGCCACTCAAGCAGATCGCCGACACCCTCGCGGTACTGGGCTTTGGCCAGCCGCGTAAGGTGATTCTCGACCAGATCGACGTGATTCATGGCCTGTCCCTTGGCCAGCGCGAGCCGAGCGATGCGGTACTGATGGATGTCGCCGGTGCGCTGCTTTATGTCGAAGCTACATTGGCCGGCATGGTCGGCCCGAGCGACGACAACCAGAACGAGCAGAGCCACCTACCGACCACCGACGTGGCGCAGATTCACCAGCTCGTCATTAAAGAGGCGCGCAATGGCCTGGAACAGGCCAAGGACGCGATCATCGAGTTCATCGCCTCGCAGTGGAACCATGAGCACCTGGCACGCGTGCCCGAGTTGCTCACCCAGGTGCGTGGCGGCCTGGCGATGATCCCGCTGCAGCGCGCGGCCGATCTGCTCAACGCCTGCAACCGCTATATTCAGGAACAGCTGCTGGCGCGCAAGGCCGTGCCCAACTGGCAGAGCCTGGATACCCTGGCCGACGCCATCACCAGCGTCGAGTATTACCTCGAACGTCTGGCTGAAGATCATGGTACCCAGGGTGACCTGATCCTCGATGTCGCCGAAGAAAGCCTGGAGACCCTGGGTTACCCACTCAAGGAAAAACCGTCGATTCTCGATCGCGTCGAACCGCCGGAGGAGCCCCTGGCGCCGTTGGCCGATCCGCTGCAGGAAATCGAACTGCTGGGTGCCGAGGACGATCACCTCGAAGAACCTTTGGCCGAGGTCGAACCACTGGCCTTCGAGCCGAGCGAATTGCTGTTGGAAACCGGCGACGATCTGCAACTGCTCGACGTCGAGCCGCAGCTGGACGATATGCCGTCGCTGGGCGAACCGGCGGACGAGCTCACCTTCGACCTGGGTGAGCTCGAAGAGCTGCCACCTTTGCAGGCTGACGACGAACTGCAGTCGCTGACAGTCGAGACCGTGCCCGATCTGGAATTCGAAGAGCTGAGTCTGGAGCAACTGGACGCTGCACCGCAGTGGGACGAGCTGGAGTTGGCCGAGCTGGAGCTGCCGGAGGTCGAGCTACCCGGCCTGCCCGAAGCCACTCTGGAGCTCGAAGAGCCGGCCGCGGAGAAGCCTCTGTCGATGGCAGACGTGATGGCCGCGCCCGTGCAGGCGATCAACCCGCCAGCCGCCGAGGTGCCGCCGAGCCTGCTACCGCCGCCGGCCGATGAAGCGCCGGTTGACGAAGAGCTGCTGGAAGTCTTTATCGAAGAAGCCGGCGAAGTGCTGGAAACCATCGCCGAGTACCTGCCGCAGTGGCAGGCCGACACTGGCAACAAGGATGCGCTGATCGAAGTGCGCCGTGCCTTCCACACCCTCAAGGGCAGTGGGCGCATGGTGCGCGCGCTGATCATCGGCGAGTTGGCCTGGTCGATCGAGAACCTGCTCAACCGCGTGCTGGATCGCAGCATCGAGCCGAACGAACCCGTGCAGCAGGTTGTGCTCGACGTGGTGGCGCTGATGCCGGCGCTGGTCGACGAATTCGCTGCCAAGGCGCAGCGCCAGCGTGACGATGTCGATCTGCTGGCTGCCACCGCGCATGCGCTGGCCAAGGGGCTGACGCCCCCAAAATCTGACGCCCCGGCCGCCCCACAGGTAGCCGAGCCCGCGGGCGTTATTGAAGCTACCGACACCGTCGAGGAGTCCTTGTCGCCTGACAATGAACTGCTCGATGGTGAACCCCTCAATGGTGAGTCCCTCGATAGCGAGCTTCTCGATGGCGAGCCCCTCGATCCGCAATTGCTGGAGATTTTCCGCAACGAGGCGGAAACCCATCTGGATACGCTGGTGGGTTTCCTCGCCGACTGCGCGCAGGAGCTACCACAGCCGGTCACCGACGATCTACAGCGGGCATTGCACACGCTCAAGGGCAGTGCCTACATGGCCGGTATCCTGCCGGTGGCGGAAATTGCCGCGCCGTTGGAGAAGCTGGTCAAGGAGTTCAAGACCAACCTGATTCAGGTAGATCTGAGCGCCGCAGAGTTGCTCAGCCGCGCCGAACAGCTTTTCCGTGTCGGTCTGGAAAACCTGGAGAGCCAACCGCTGGCGCCCATCGAAGGAGCGGAGGAATTTCTCGCCCGCGTGCAGGCGCTGCATCACGAGCGGCTGGCCAGTGCAGAGGGCGAGCGCCTGGCGCAGAGCGGCGAAAGTCGCGATCCCCAACTGATCAGCATTTTCCTTGCCGAGGGCATGGACATCCTGCTCGATGCCGAGGATCTGCTGCGCAAATGGCGCGAGCATCCTTCCGAGCGTCAGGAACTCTCCGCGTTGCTGGAGGAGCTGACCACCCTTGGCCGTGGTGCCGAGATGGCCGAGCTGCCACAGATCGATGAGCTGTGCGAAGCGCTGCTGGATCTGTACGGCGCCGTCGAGGAGGGCAGCCTGGCCGTCAGTGAGCGCTTCTTCGACGAGGCGGAAAAAGCCCACGAAGCGCTGATCGACATGATGGATCAGGTGGCCGCGGCGTTGCAGGTCACGCCGCAACCCGAGCGCGTACAGGCGCTGCGCGACCTGCTGAGTGAGGCCATCGATCCCGATACCCTGGCTCTGCTCGCGCCTGGTGTGCACGGGCTGGAAGTGATCGAGTTGGATCAGGCCACTGCCGAGCTGGAACAGTTCGAGGCATTGGCGAGCGAACCGGAAACGGCAGAGCCGAGCGCAGCCCCTGTTTCCTCCGAGCCGGCCGAAGATCTTGTCGAGGAGCCTGAGGCGCCAATCGGTTTCAGCCCTGCGGAGGCCGACCTCGACGAGGAAATGGTCGAGATCTTCCTCGAAGAAGCCGTCGATATTCTGGAAAGTGCCGGTCAGGCGCTGGAGCGCTGGCTGAGCGAGCCGGACAACACCCTGCCGCTGTCTTCGCTGCAGCGTGATTTGCACACCCTCAAGGGTGGTGCGCGAATGGCTGCTATCCGCCCGATCGGCGACCTGGGCCATGAGCTCGAGTCGCTCTACGAAGGGCTGGTCGACCGTCGTTACAACTACTCCGCTGAGCTGGGCAGTTTGCTGCAGCAGAGCCATGATCGCCTGGCGTTGATGCTCGATCAGTTGCAGGCTCGCCAGCCGCTGGCCTCCGGCGACGATCTGATCCAGGCGATTCGCCAGTTCCGCCAGGGCGGTAACCCGCAAAGTCTGTCGGCCGCGGCGGTTCAGTTTGAGCCGGCATTCGATGATGCGCCTGAGCAAACGCTCGACGTCCAGCTGGACGAGGCCGAGCTGCCGCCACTGGCTTTGGTCGAAGATGAAAGCGTGCTCGATCAGGTCGCGGAGGTACCGCTCGATGAAGAGCTTGGCTCATCCGATGACGCCCTGTCGGCGCCCCTTGCTGAAGAATTGCCGGCACTGAGCGAAGCCGTCGCCGAGCCCGAGCCGCCAGTCGCTGCGTCGACGAGCTGGCATGAGGATCGCGATCCCGAGTTGGTGGAAATCTTCCTGGAAGAAGGTTTCGACATCATCGATAGCGCCGGCTCTGCCTTGCAGCGCTGGATGGCCGACGTAGACAACAGCCTGGAGCTGGAAGCCCTGCAGCGCGACCTGCATACCCTCAAGGGTGGTGCGCGCATGGCCGAGATTCGCGAGATCGGCGATCTGGCCCATGAGCTGGAGTTCCTTTACGAAGGCCTCGGTGGCGGGCGGCTGCGTGCCAGCCCCGAACTGTTCACCCTGTTGCAGGCCTGCCATGACCGCCTGGCGGAGATGCTCGAAGCCGTTCGCGGCCAGCGTCCGGTGCCCTCGGGTGACGCGCTGATCGAGACCATCAAGCGCTTTCGCGCCAATCCCGATGAGCAGTTGAGCATGCCCTCGGCAGTGCAGCTCAAGGCTGTGGTCGAGAGCGATGAAAACGAGGAGGCTGACAGCGATATCCTCGACATCTTCCTGGAGGAAGGTGACGACCTGCTCGAAGCGATGGAAGCGGCCATCGGGCGCTGGGAAGAACATCGCGACGACGGCAATGCCATCGACGAGATGCTGCGCATCCTGCACACCCTCAAGGGTGGTGCACGACTGGCCGGGCAGAAACGTCTGGGCGACCTGAGTCATGACTTCGAGCAGCACCTCAGCGAGGCGCTGCAGCAGGGCGCTCCGTGGCCGGAAAGTCTGTTCCTCGACGTGCAGTCCGGTTTCGAGGGGTTGCAGCAGGAGCTCGATCTGCTGCGTCAGCGGCTCAGTGACAGCCTCGCCGATGAGCCGAGCTCGGTTGCCGAGCCCGTCGAGCCTGAGGTCGCTGTGCCGAGTCTGGTCACTCCGATTGTCGCGGCCAGTGAGCTGCCGTCGCAGGTGCAGACGCCCAAGGTGTTGCCATTCGTGCAGCGTGCGCAGGAGGCCGCTCAGGAAGCGGCTGCCCGCCGCGCTCCGCAGGAGCTGGTCAAGGTGCCGGCTGAGCTGCTCGAAGGCCTGGTCAACCTGGCCGGTGAGACCTCGATCTTCCGCGGTCGCGTCGAGCAGCAGGTCAGCGATGTCAGCTTCACCCTGAGCGAGATGGAAGCCACCATCGACCGGGTGCGCGACCAGTTGCGTCGTCTCGACACCGAAACCCAGGCGCAGATTCTCAGCCGATACCAGGCCGAGGCCGAACGCGCGGGTTACGAGGATTTCGACCCGCTGGAAATGGATCGCCATTCGCAGCTGCAGCAGCTTTCGCGCGCGCTGTTCGAGTCGGCTTCCGACTTGCTCGACCTCAAGGAAACCCTGGCCGCGAAGAACCGTGATGCCGAGACCTTGTTGCTGCAGCAGGCACGGGTCAATACCGAGTTGCAGGAAGGCCTGATGCGCACCCGCATGGTGCCATTCGACCGCCTGGTACCGCGTTTGCGGCGTATCGTCCGGCAGGTGGCTGGCGAGTTGGGCAAGCAGGTCGAGTTCGTCGTCGGCAACGCCGAAGGGGAAATGGACCGCACCGTGCTCGAACGCATCGTCGCACCGTTGGAGCACATGTTGCGCAACGCCGTCGACCATGGCATCGAGCCTGTCGAGGCGCGCCGCGCCGCAGGCAAGTCGGACACCGGCACCATTCGCCTGAACCTTGGTCGTGAGGGCGGCGATATCGTCCTGACGCTGGATGATGACGGCGGCGGTATTCGCCTGGAGGCCGTGCGGCGCAAGGCCATCGAGCGTGGCCTGATGGATGCCGACAGCGACCTCAGTGATCACGAGGTGCTGCAGTTCATCCTCGAAGCCGGCTTCTCCACGGCGGAGAAGGTCACGCAGATTTCCGGCCGCGGCGTCGGCATGGACGTGGTGCACTCGGAGGTCAAGCAGCTTGGCGGCTCGATGAGCATCGATTCGGCTGTCGGCCAGGGCACGCGCTTCACCATTCGCCTGCCGTTCACCGTGTCGGTCAACCGCGCGCTGATGGTGTACTCGGGTGAAGACCTGTACGCCATCCCGCTGAATACCATCGAAGGTATCGTGCGCGTTTCGCCCTACGAGTTGGAGGCTTACTACGCCCCCGATGCACCGCGCTTCGAATACGCCGGGCAGGCCTACGAGCTGAAGTACCTGGGCGATCTGCTGAACAATGGTCAGCACCCGAAACTGGTCGGTCAGAGTCTGCCGCTGCCGGTGATCCTGGTGCGTTCCAGCGAGCATGCCGTGGCGGTGCAGGTGGACAGCCTGGCCGGTTCGCGCGAGATCGTGGTGAAGAGCCTCGGCCCGCAGTTCGCCGGGGTGCACGGCATCTCCGGTGCGACCATCCTCGGTGATGGTCGCGTGGTGGTGATTCTCGATCTGCTCGCCACCATCCGCGTGCTGCACGCGCATCTGCTGACTCAGCTGACTCCACGTCTGGCCTCGCGCCAGGTGGCGATCAGCGAAGAGGTGGAAATCGACCGGCCGACCCTGGTCATGGTGGTGGACGATTCGGTCACCGTGCGCAAGGTCACCAGCCGCCTGCTCGAACGTAACGGCATGAATGTGATGACCGCCAAGGACGGGGTGGATGCCATCTCCCAGCTGCAGGAGCACAAGCCCGACATCATGCTGCTGGACATCGAGATGCCGCGCATGGACGGCTTCGAGGTCGCCACGCTGGTGCGCCACGACGATGGCCTGAAGGATCTGCCGATCATCATGATTACCTCGCGTACCGGTGAGAAACACCGCGAGCGCGCCATGGCCATCGGCGTCAACGAATACCTCGGCAAGCCCTATCAGGAGTCCTTGCTGCTCGACACCATTGCACAGTTGGTGGATAGCCACCGGGTCAAACGGACATGA